Below is a genomic region from Aminiphilus circumscriptus DSM 16581.
TGGACAACACTTTCTTTCCTTCTTCACCTCGGCCACTCGTTTCCGGATGACCGGCGATCGGCACCACGCGGAGAAACTCCCGCTCCACAAGAGCAATCGTTGTCGGAGTACCCTCGGCAACATCCGCGAGGAGTGCGCAGAACAGGAAACGTTCCGTTTCACACGATGCCCTCTCCTTCTTCAGACCACCTCTCTTCCCTGCCGCAATGACGTCCTAACGTCCTCAGCCCGGAGAAACACGACAGGATCCTTCTTTAAAGTTTGCCTCTTCACTTTTCCACGGATTTACAGGAAAAGAAGACGTTTGCCCTGAAAAGAACACCTCCCTTTCCTATTTCACGGTGAGCGCGTAGACGTGCGTCCGAAGGGGGGGAAGGTCCTCCCAGGAACGTGCGTAACGGAAGACCATCGTGCTCGTTCCCTTGCCGACGGCATGAAAAATCCAGAGCGCAGATCCCGAGGCCCCCGCACGTCCCCGATTGGAAGGATCACCGGGCGGTTCGAAAAGGCTCCCCGAGAGAACCGCCACCTTTGGATCACTGGATTGAAACACGGTCCACCCGTACCCTGTCGAGGGATTCGAGGCGAGACGCACCACCACGTCTCCGCCAACGCGAGTTTCCCCGTAGGAAAGACTCAGAACCGTGGCACCCTCTTTCCGAAGACGCACCCCGTCGAGGCGGACATCCCGCTGCCCCTTGCGCACCCAGCGTACCGAGAGATCCCGGTCCGTGGTCAATCCCACCAGGGAAAACATCCCTTCGGCATTGGTAACGGCCGTGTGCGTCGCCCGTCCGTCCCATACATGGACCTGCACTCCCGCAACCGGAGCACGGAAGGAATCCGTCACACGCCCCTCAAGCACTGCCTGAGACGCCCCGGCCGTGCCCGCTCCCTCACAGAGCCACAACACCACCCCCAATACCATTGCGCACAA
It encodes:
- a CDS encoding protease inhibitor I42 family protein, coding for MRGTGRMLLLCAMVLGVVLWLCEGAGTAGASQAVLEGRVTDSFRAPVAGVQVHVWDGRATHTAVTNAEGMFSLVGLTTDRDLSVRWVRKGQRDVRLDGVRLRKEGATVLSLSYGETRVGGDVVVRLASNPSTGYGWTVFQSSDPKVAVLSGSLFEPPGDPSNRGRAGASGSALWIFHAVGKGTSTMVFRYARSWEDLPPLRTHVYALTVK